In one Winogradskyella sp. MH6 genomic region, the following are encoded:
- the ctlX gene encoding citrulline utilization hydrolase CtlX — MQQTTNTILMIRPVNFRMNEQTAVNNYFQEDIDLKNAEVNAKAQNEFDTFVEKLEAVGINVVVESDDELVDTPDSIFPNNWVSFHSNGDVALYPMFAENRRKERRDEVFIRLENEGFKIENIVDYTSAEDEGVFLEGTGSLILDRVNRKAYCALSPRADEDLFIEFCEDFEYTPVVFVANQTVEGKRLPIYHTNVMMCLAETFAVICLDSIDDKKERKNVIKHLKEDGKEVIAISEAQMHQFAGNMLQLRGKNDQRYLIMSEAAHKSLTQDQINRIERHCLIISSSLETIETCGGGSARCMMAEVFLPKS, encoded by the coding sequence ATGCAACAAACCACAAATACTATTTTAATGATTCGTCCTGTAAATTTTAGGATGAACGAACAAACTGCTGTAAACAACTATTTTCAGGAAGATATTGATTTAAAAAATGCAGAGGTCAATGCTAAGGCACAAAATGAATTTGATACTTTTGTTGAAAAATTAGAGGCTGTTGGTATTAACGTTGTAGTAGAAAGTGATGATGAGTTAGTGGATACTCCAGACTCTATTTTTCCTAATAACTGGGTGAGTTTTCATAGTAATGGCGATGTGGCTTTGTATCCAATGTTTGCAGAAAACAGGCGTAAAGAGCGACGTGATGAGGTATTCATTAGACTAGAAAATGAAGGGTTTAAAATTGAAAATATTGTAGACTATACTTCTGCAGAAGACGAAGGTGTTTTTTTAGAAGGTACAGGTAGTCTTATTCTAGATCGCGTTAATAGAAAAGCTTACTGTGCATTATCGCCAAGAGCAGATGAAGATTTATTTATAGAATTTTGCGAAGATTTTGAATATACTCCAGTAGTTTTTGTAGCCAATCAAACTGTAGAAGGAAAACGTTTGCCTATTTATCATACTAATGTTATGATGTGTTTGGCAGAAACTTTTGCTGTGATTTGTTTAGACTCCATAGATGATAAAAAAGAGCGTAAAAATGTAATTAAGCATTTAAAGGAAGATGGTAAAGAAGTTATAGCCATTTCTGAAGCGCAGATGCATCAGTTTGCTGGTAATATGTTACAACTTAGAGGAAAGAATGACCAACGCTATTTAATAATGAGTGAAGCGGCTCACAAAAGCTTAACGCAAGACCAGATTAATAGAATTGAAAGACACTGCCTAATCATTTCAAGCTCATTAGAGACTATAGAAACTTGTGGAGGTGGAAGTGCACGCTGTATGATGGCTGAAGTATTTTTGCCAAAGTCTTAA
- a CDS encoding NUDIX hydrolase, whose translation MYTIYVGDKPIILTTKVEKETDFKSFLLKSVNIGKVIKMLNSTDLNAVHLIHNNPDKLLKHFLKLLPNVVAGGGKAYNASNEILFIYRNDKWDLPKGKIEGKESIEETAIREVEEETGVEGLKITKPLPTTYHIFKRNGKHKIKITYWFEMKTNFDGKLYPQEKEGITKVEWLDEKAAQKALENSYANIKLLV comes from the coding sequence ATGTATACTATTTATGTAGGTGATAAACCTATAATTTTAACTACAAAAGTTGAAAAGGAAACCGATTTTAAATCATTCCTTCTTAAGTCTGTTAATATAGGTAAGGTTATAAAAATGCTGAATAGTACAGATCTAAACGCTGTACACCTCATACACAATAATCCAGATAAGCTTCTAAAGCACTTTTTGAAACTTTTGCCAAACGTTGTTGCTGGTGGAGGAAAAGCCTATAATGCCAGCAATGAAATATTATTTATCTACAGAAATGATAAATGGGATTTACCAAAAGGTAAAATAGAAGGCAAAGAATCTATTGAAGAAACTGCCATTAGAGAAGTAGAAGAGGAGACTGGAGTAGAGGGTTTAAAAATCACCAAACCTTTACCAACGACGTATCATATCTTTAAGCGTAATGGTAAGCATAAAATAAAAATCACCTATTGGTTTGAGATGAAAACAAACTTTGATGGTAAACTCTATCCACAAGAAAAAGAAGGAATCACAAAAGTAGAGTGGTTAGACGAAAAAGCTGCTCAAAAAGCTTTAGAAAACAGTTATGCTAATATTAAGTTGTTGGTGTAA
- a CDS encoding glycoside hydrolase family 53 protein: MKKYWIICLIILTSCSSNDDSNDATSNQLYKGMDLSFQSELENYDLNYKDEDGNSVELLDFVRSKGTNLVRLKLWHTPQDGQNGLEDVKTYAQKIKARNMDFLLDFHYSDYWADPGTQTPPVAWQNMNIDQLKVAIYNYTKDVVQQLKAQNTLPDIIQIGNETDSGFLWDFGRVWGNFSNNWDNYTDLVSEAIRAVRDVDTEGKTRIMLHHSSVENAIFFFNELEPYNIDFDIIGLSYYPQFQTKDLDLVASKLNELANNFDKDILMVEVAYPFTLQWNDNLTNYIGSSDQILDEFSPTPQGQKAYFEWLIQTIKNIPNNHGIGFCYWAPDWVAFDGNEATSTNGTSWENQCLFDFDLKALPALETFNSN; encoded by the coding sequence ATGAAAAAGTATTGGATTATATGCCTAATCATTTTAACGTCTTGTTCTAGTAATGATGACTCAAATGATGCAACTTCAAATCAATTATACAAAGGCATGGATTTGTCGTTTCAAAGTGAGTTAGAAAACTATGACCTAAACTATAAAGATGAAGATGGTAACTCTGTTGAATTATTAGATTTCGTAAGGTCTAAAGGCACCAACTTAGTCCGCTTAAAACTTTGGCATACACCACAAGATGGACAAAACGGACTTGAAGATGTAAAGACTTATGCCCAAAAAATAAAAGCTCGTAACATGGACTTTTTACTCGATTTTCATTATAGTGATTATTGGGCAGATCCTGGCACACAAACTCCGCCAGTTGCTTGGCAAAATATGAATATCGACCAACTAAAAGTGGCAATTTATAATTACACAAAAGATGTTGTACAACAATTAAAAGCCCAAAACACATTACCAGATATTATACAAATTGGCAATGAAACAGACAGTGGTTTTCTATGGGATTTTGGCAGAGTTTGGGGCAATTTTAGCAATAATTGGGACAATTACACAGACCTAGTATCTGAAGCTATACGTGCTGTACGAGATGTTGACACCGAAGGCAAAACACGTATAATGCTACATCATTCTAGTGTAGAAAATGCTATTTTCTTTTTTAATGAATTAGAGCCTTACAACATTGATTTTGACATCATTGGGTTATCTTATTACCCTCAATTTCAAACCAAAGATTTAGATCTTGTTGCTTCAAAATTAAACGAACTTGCCAACAACTTCGATAAAGACATTTTAATGGTAGAAGTGGCTTATCCTTTCACTTTACAGTGGAACGACAACCTAACAAATTATATTGGAAGCTCAGATCAAATTTTGGATGAATTTTCACCTACACCTCAAGGACAAAAAGCATACTTTGAATGGTTGATACAAACCATAAAAAATATACCCAATAACCATGGTATTGGATTTTGTTATTGGGCACCAGATTGGGTAGCCTTTGATGGAAACGAAGCCACCTCAACAAATGGCACATCATGGGAAAACCAATGTCTTTTTGATTTTGATTTAAAAGCATTACCAGCATTAGAAACATTTAACTCTAATTAA
- a CDS encoding bleomycin resistance protein, which translates to MERKSHLLKGIPVLASLNIKKTVEFYKTKLGFNKVGYLDDNYAVIARDNFVVHFWKCNDKIHPENTSCYVDVEDIDTLYEELKTFDVIHPNGTLKNHPYGMREFAIIDLDGNLIKFGQEISE; encoded by the coding sequence ATGGAACGAAAATCTCACCTCCTAAAAGGCATTCCTGTTTTAGCATCTTTGAATATCAAAAAGACTGTAGAGTTCTATAAAACCAAACTTGGCTTTAATAAGGTTGGCTACTTAGACGACAATTATGCTGTAATTGCACGTGATAATTTTGTGGTTCATTTTTGGAAATGCAACGACAAAATTCACCCAGAAAACACAAGTTGTTATGTAGATGTAGAAGACATAGATACGCTCTATGAAGAATTAAAGACTTTTGATGTAATTCACCCAAACGGAACCTTAAAAAATCATCCTTATGGCATGCGTGAATTTGCCATTATAGACCTCGATGGAAATTTGATTAAATTTGGTCAAGAAATTTCGGAATAA
- a CDS encoding SRPBCC family protein, with protein MNLESPKVTLDKSAEETFNFLSDVKNFENLMPENISKFEVLDNDKFLFALKGMPEIVLKKKEEVPHSKIVLGAAGGKLDFSLIGHITEVEANKSEVQLAFSGEFNAMMAMMIKGPINKFIETLVTNMKTAI; from the coding sequence ATGAATTTAGAATCACCAAAGGTAACTTTAGATAAATCAGCAGAAGAAACATTCAATTTCTTATCCGACGTTAAAAATTTTGAAAATTTAATGCCAGAGAACATCAGTAAGTTTGAAGTTCTTGATAACGACAAATTTCTTTTTGCATTAAAAGGTATGCCAGAAATCGTACTCAAGAAAAAAGAAGAAGTGCCACATAGCAAAATTGTTTTGGGTGCTGCCGGCGGAAAGTTAGATTTCTCACTTATCGGTCATATTACAGAAGTTGAAGCTAATAAAAGTGAAGTACAACTAGCTTTTAGCGGAGAGTTCAATGCCATGATGGCTATGATGATAAAAGGGCCAATCAATAAATTTATTGAAACCTTAGTAACCAATATGAAAACTGCGATTTAA
- the pyrE gene encoding orotate phosphoribosyltransferase produces MIFNKETAKKTAEVLLQINAIKLQPKEPFTWASGWKSPIYCDNRIVLSYPLIRNYIRETMAKHIEDHYGKPDVIAGVATGAIGIGALVAEYLNLPFVYVRPEAKKHGRQNQIEGHIEKGQTVVVVEDLISTGKSSLNAVAALKEAKVNVKGMVAIFSYGFDVAEKNFNDANIELHTLGNYENLLEQALDTNYITKAEQDILAQWNANPSEWNAN; encoded by the coding sequence ATGATTTTTAACAAAGAAACCGCTAAAAAAACCGCAGAAGTTTTATTGCAGATTAATGCTATAAAACTACAACCCAAAGAGCCTTTTACATGGGCTTCTGGCTGGAAATCACCAATATACTGCGACAACAGAATTGTACTTTCTTATCCACTCATAAGAAACTACATAAGAGAAACCATGGCAAAACACATAGAAGACCACTATGGCAAACCAGATGTTATTGCTGGTGTTGCAACTGGTGCAATTGGTATTGGAGCTTTGGTGGCAGAATATTTAAACCTACCGTTTGTTTATGTAAGACCAGAAGCAAAAAAGCATGGTCGCCAAAACCAAATTGAGGGTCATATAGAAAAAGGACAAACTGTAGTTGTGGTAGAAGATTTAATTAGCACCGGAAAAAGTAGTCTTAACGCTGTTGCCGCCTTAAAAGAAGCCAAAGTTAACGTAAAAGGTATGGTGGCTATTTTTTCTTACGGATTTGATGTTGCAGAAAAGAACTTTAACGATGCTAATATAGAATTACACACCCTTGGCAATTACGAAAATCTTTTAGAACAAGCCTTAGACACCAATTATATTACCAAAGCTGAACAAGACATTTTAGCACAATGGAATGCCAATCCAAGCGAATGGAACGCTAATTGA
- a CDS encoding M14 family metallopeptidase — protein MKKLIILLLVLASCTEKNNNLKDIDFTTVFEKSDGTETATYNETIKFYKDLANSYSEISIREMGETDSGKPLHIVTLNMENSGDNFDKLRANNRVLLINNGIHPGESDGIDATMMLYRDIIQGKIEAPKHTVLVTIPIYNIGGSLNRNSGTRTNQNGPKEYGFRGNARNYDLNRDFIKCDTKNAKTFAEIFHLVQPDVFIDNHVSNGADYQYTLTHLFTQHNKLGGNLGAYLHLEMMPKLEQKLAEKEWDITPYVNVFNRTPESGFSQFLDSPRYSTGYTTLFNTLGMMVETHMLKPYKQRVEGTYELMKSMIEITEEDSKKIAELRSAQQSQWKPGDIYPLLWSVDTTKFSTLKFKGFEGEMIPSELTGAQRLKYDRSKPFTKDVTYQNYFKSTDSITIPKAYVIPQGWYNVIDLLKLNKVELIYLEKDTTLTVESYRIEDYKTRTSPYEGHYLHYATKVKMSKQKITFRQGDYLVKTDQKALRYLIETLEPTAPDSFFNWNFFDTILQQKEGFSPYVWEDRAKQLLRENPKLQIEYNIKISYDEEFANNWYAQLDWLHKKSKHYEKSHLQYPVYRLK, from the coding sequence ATGAAAAAACTCATAATTCTCTTGTTAGTACTTGCATCTTGCACAGAAAAAAACAACAATTTAAAAGACATAGATTTTACCACAGTTTTTGAAAAAAGCGACGGAACAGAAACAGCAACATATAACGAAACAATTAAGTTCTACAAGGATTTAGCTAATAGCTATAGTGAGATCTCAATCCGAGAAATGGGTGAAACTGATTCTGGAAAACCGTTACATATTGTAACGTTAAACATGGAAAATTCTGGGGATAATTTTGATAAACTAAGAGCTAACAACAGAGTCTTACTTATCAATAATGGTATTCATCCTGGTGAGTCTGATGGTATTGATGCTACCATGATGCTTTACAGAGACATAATACAAGGTAAAATTGAAGCACCAAAGCACACGGTTTTAGTTACTATACCTATTTACAACATTGGTGGAAGTCTTAACAGAAATTCTGGCACACGAACTAATCAAAATGGTCCTAAAGAATATGGTTTTAGAGGCAACGCTCGCAACTACGATTTAAACAGAGATTTCATAAAGTGTGACACTAAAAACGCCAAAACATTTGCTGAAATATTTCATTTGGTTCAGCCAGATGTTTTTATAGACAATCATGTAAGCAATGGTGCAGATTACCAATACACACTAACACATTTGTTTACCCAACACAACAAATTGGGTGGTAATTTGGGTGCTTATCTTCACTTAGAAATGATGCCAAAACTTGAACAAAAATTAGCCGAAAAAGAATGGGATATTACACCTTATGTTAATGTATTTAACCGTACACCAGAGTCTGGCTTTTCGCAATTTTTAGATTCACCTCGTTATTCTACAGGTTACACAACGCTATTTAACACACTGGGTATGATGGTAGAAACGCACATGCTAAAACCGTACAAACAACGTGTTGAAGGCACTTACGAACTAATGAAGAGCATGATAGAGATTACCGAAGAAGACTCAAAAAAAATAGCTGAACTCAGAAGTGCCCAGCAGAGTCAATGGAAACCAGGAGATATCTATCCTTTATTGTGGTCTGTTGACACAACAAAATTTTCAACTTTAAAATTTAAAGGTTTTGAAGGGGAAATGATTCCAAGTGAATTAACAGGTGCCCAACGCCTAAAATATGATAGAAGTAAACCTTTTACCAAAGATGTGACTTATCAGAACTACTTTAAGTCAACAGATTCGATAACTATTCCTAAGGCCTACGTTATTCCGCAAGGTTGGTATAATGTTATAGACTTACTTAAACTGAACAAAGTAGAATTAATTTACCTTGAAAAAGACACCACTTTAACCGTAGAATCTTATAGAATTGAGGATTACAAAACAAGAACTTCGCCTTACGAAGGACACTATCTACATTATGCCACCAAAGTTAAAATGTCTAAACAAAAAATAACTTTCAGACAAGGAGACTATTTGGTAAAGACAGACCAAAAAGCACTTCGTTACCTTATTGAAACTTTAGAACCAACAGCACCAGATTCGTTTTTTAACTGGAATTTTTTCGATACCATCTTACAACAAAAGGAAGGATTTTCACCATATGTATGGGAAGACAGAGCTAAACAGCTTTTAAGGGAAAACCCGAAGTTACAAATTGAGTACAATATTAAGATTAGCTACGACGAAGAGTTTGCCAATAACTGGTATGCGCAACTAGATTGGCTGCACAAAAAGAGCAAGCATTATGAAAAGTCTCATTTGCAGTATCCTGTTTATAGATTAAAATAA
- a CDS encoding tetratricopeptide repeat-containing sensor histidine kinase, with the protein MKQLITLTVCLLTFIGFSQNERIDDLTVKLAYHEADSTKVDLSLMLIDELYAVEDYEKALLYVNQTAKLSEKLNYTKGLAESTYYRALIFTQRNDYFNAIDNYDKSRKYYLQISDTLGVAKVSNSIGLIEIKRGNYTVGLQNSLSAIDIFEKQNLFDELSSAYNNLAEAYFKTNQIDKAIDFNFKALDVRKKISDRDGIITSTKNIADLYSLRKEYRKSIEYYEKVLEMLNPTKDQNLRGEILPKLGSEYLKFKEYDKASEYLVEGLKYNRKQNNEEGILLALNAIGNLNLQKRKVKLAEIQLNEAYSIAQKIDNKPALLENYKLHIALDSTRGYYQNAFFWQNKYYDLKDELLKINQPVFPVDTEPLDLNTSNLIEEEIGNFEEEDNNNKTIKTWLNNPLIIYGAIAATAILLTLLLLNYLKSKKYRETIIEQKEKLKQEQIRSEAILEQAHHLEEVNQVKDKLFSIVSHDLKDSISSIKAFLDLLKEDSISKEEFRELIPELSENANNASSLLFNLLNWSKSQMQNLEPNPELFNIQDVFHTKMALVEQKVEDKRIVLIDESQRDFVYADKSMVEIVIQNLITNAVKFSRTGDVITVSNQDVNGKALICVEDTGVGISEENIKKLFNANKNFTTVGTKNEKGTGLGLTIAKDLVELNNGRIWVESTVNVGSKFFIELPKSEA; encoded by the coding sequence ATGAAGCAGTTAATAACATTAACTGTTTGTCTATTAACTTTCATTGGCTTTTCTCAAAATGAAAGAATAGACGACCTTACAGTAAAATTAGCGTATCACGAAGCTGATTCTACAAAGGTTGACCTCTCGTTAATGCTTATTGATGAACTATACGCAGTTGAAGATTATGAAAAAGCTTTACTATACGTAAATCAAACTGCTAAACTTTCTGAAAAACTAAACTACACTAAGGGACTTGCCGAAAGCACATACTACAGAGCATTAATTTTTACGCAACGTAACGACTATTTTAATGCTATTGATAACTACGATAAATCTAGAAAATATTATTTACAAATTAGTGATACACTAGGTGTAGCCAAAGTAAGTAACAGTATTGGGCTTATAGAAATAAAGCGTGGTAATTATACCGTTGGACTTCAAAACTCTTTATCTGCCATTGATATTTTTGAAAAGCAAAATCTTTTTGATGAGCTTAGTTCTGCATATAACAACCTAGCAGAAGCCTATTTTAAAACCAATCAGATTGATAAAGCCATAGATTTTAATTTTAAAGCGCTAGATGTTAGAAAAAAAATTAGTGATAGAGATGGCATTATAACTTCTACAAAAAACATTGCAGATCTATACTCTCTGAGAAAAGAATACCGCAAATCTATTGAGTACTACGAAAAAGTTTTAGAGATGCTAAATCCTACCAAAGATCAAAACTTACGTGGCGAGATATTGCCAAAGCTTGGTAGTGAATATTTAAAATTTAAAGAATACGATAAGGCTTCAGAATATTTGGTAGAAGGATTAAAGTACAATAGAAAGCAAAACAATGAAGAAGGTATTTTATTGGCACTAAATGCCATTGGAAACCTAAACCTTCAAAAACGAAAAGTCAAGCTAGCAGAAATTCAACTAAACGAGGCTTACAGCATTGCTCAAAAAATTGACAACAAACCAGCGCTTCTAGAAAATTACAAGCTTCATATTGCCTTAGATTCAACACGTGGTTATTATCAGAATGCATTTTTCTGGCAAAATAAATATTACGATTTAAAGGATGAACTATTAAAGATAAATCAGCCTGTGTTTCCTGTTGATACCGAACCTTTGGATTTAAACACTTCCAACCTCATAGAAGAGGAAATAGGCAATTTTGAAGAAGAAGATAACAACAACAAAACCATAAAGACCTGGTTAAACAACCCTCTGATTATTTATGGTGCAATTGCTGCTACGGCTATTCTACTTACGTTATTATTACTTAATTATTTAAAAAGTAAAAAATACAGAGAAACCATAATTGAGCAGAAAGAAAAATTAAAGCAAGAGCAGATACGCAGTGAAGCCATCCTAGAGCAGGCTCATCATCTTGAAGAGGTTAACCAAGTAAAAGACAAGTTGTTCTCTATCGTTTCTCACGATTTAAAAGATTCCATTTCATCTATAAAGGCCTTTTTAGATCTATTGAAAGAAGACAGTATTTCTAAAGAAGAATTTAGAGAATTAATCCCTGAGTTAAGTGAAAATGCAAATAATGCGTCTTCACTTTTGTTCAATTTATTAAACTGGTCTAAATCGCAAATGCAGAATTTAGAGCCAAACCCAGAGTTGTTTAATATTCAGGACGTTTTTCATACTAAAATGGCATTGGTAGAACAAAAAGTTGAAGACAAGCGTATAGTACTTATAGATGAATCTCAACGCGATTTTGTTTATGCAGACAAGAGCATGGTAGAGATTGTTATTCAGAATTTAATTACCAATGCAGTTAAATTTAGTAGAACTGGTGATGTTATTACTGTATCTAACCAAGATGTTAATGGTAAAGCTTTAATCTGTGTTGAAGATACTGGTGTTGGTATCTCTGAAGAAAACATCAAAAAACTTTTTAACGCCAATAAGAACTTTACTACTGTTGGTACCAAGAACGAAAAAGGTACAGGTTTAGGATTAACCATAGCCAAAGATTTAGTAGAACTTAACAACGGACGTATTTGGGTTGAGAGTACTGTAAACGTAGGCAGTAAATTCTTTATAGAGCTTCCTAAGTCAGAGGCTTAA